The Spirosoma oryzicola genome contains a region encoding:
- a CDS encoding nitrate reductase: MTHQTTCCYCGVGCGIVIKQEQNGRLSLQGDPQHPSNKGMLCSKGMNLHYTVMDQSDRLLYPQMRFNRSMPMQRVSWDAALERTAAVFRTLIQKYGPDSVAFYVSGQCLTEEYYLVNKLIKGFIGSNNIDTNSRLCMSSAVVGYKLTLGEDSVPVCYDDIEEADVFLVEGANPAWCHPILWRRIEAHKAANPTVKIICVDPRRTDTARSSDLHLPIRPGTDIVLNNAIGRLLIENNAVDNEFIVNHADGFTAYREQVMQRSIDEAAELCGIPSEGIYTAARWIARSKGFLSLWTMGLNQSAVGVNKNLSLINLHLITGRIGKPGNGPFSLTGQPNAMGGRETGGLANLLPAHRDVTNAAHRAEVEAFWNSPIQIAAKPGLTATEMIDALSDDRLKAIWIINTNPLVSMPDVNATEKALKKARFVVVQDVSNRADTVQFADVVLPAAAWLEKEGTMTNAERRISYLPKVLDAPGEALPDAEIIWRFAQKMGFGASFDYTEAAQVYEEYAKITEGTSIDVTGVSYDILKQNRTIQWPYSMNDRADGTAGTKRLFANHQFHTANGRAQIHPVPDENRSEPTDEQFPLVLTTGRIRDQWHTMTKTGRVAKLNQHNPQPFLQIHPADAEVRGIRQGQLVEVQGRRGVVRVKAQLTDDVRPGLCFMPMHWGKMLNSNLNRANNLTNALVDPRSKEPDFKFSAVEVVPYKKPVEKIIVIGAGSAGLGFINAYRSLEPNVNQDEIHVFSKEIYPFYNRVLLPDYISGEQTWDQLVRLREDQFNEANIIVHKGVGIAHIDRKAKVVTDTEGVEHTYDKLLLGTGSRAFMPKGIPKLPGIFNMRSRLDADSLLPFLTGDAPHAVVVGGGLLGLELAASLRQINVRVTLIHRSGRFMERQLDALASELLYLELLDRGIEVYFNEEIQTFAGIDQLDGVRLKSGRQLACQVVVMAIGTEPNIELAREAGLTCNRGVVVNDYLQTSDPAIFAAGEVAQWNGHMWGVTLAAEQQAETAARFIAGDISQPYRGSLSMNILKMEGLHLCSIGISEVPAGKSGYEEIVFIDKAKRYYKKCIVHHDKLVGAILVGDKNEFTEFRDLIANGIELSEKRLQLLRSSKSVDPVEGKLVCSCNTVGQGNLERAIEAGCTDFQQLCQKTGAGTGCGSCRPEIRSILLSMSELTGV; the protein is encoded by the coding sequence ATGACTCACCAAACTACCTGTTGCTACTGTGGCGTTGGCTGTGGAATCGTGATCAAACAGGAGCAGAACGGGCGACTGAGCCTGCAAGGTGATCCGCAACATCCGTCCAACAAGGGCATGCTTTGCTCCAAAGGAATGAATTTGCATTACACCGTCATGGATCAGTCGGATCGGCTATTGTATCCGCAGATGCGGTTCAATCGGTCGATGCCCATGCAACGGGTGAGTTGGGATGCAGCTTTGGAACGAACGGCTGCTGTTTTCAGAACATTGATTCAAAAATACGGCCCTGATTCCGTTGCGTTTTACGTATCGGGACAATGCCTGACGGAAGAATATTATTTGGTCAACAAGCTTATCAAAGGCTTTATCGGGTCAAATAACATCGATACAAATTCCCGGTTATGCATGAGTTCGGCGGTGGTCGGTTATAAACTGACATTGGGTGAAGACTCTGTACCCGTTTGTTACGACGATATTGAAGAAGCGGACGTTTTTCTGGTCGAGGGAGCTAATCCAGCCTGGTGCCATCCTATTCTCTGGCGTCGGATTGAAGCACACAAAGCCGCTAACCCTACCGTCAAAATCATTTGCGTAGACCCCCGCCGTACCGATACCGCCCGCTCGTCTGATCTACACTTACCCATCCGACCCGGTACGGACATTGTGCTGAACAACGCGATTGGTCGCTTGCTGATCGAAAATAACGCTGTTGATAACGAATTTATCGTCAATCACGCCGATGGATTTACCGCGTACCGTGAACAGGTGATGCAACGATCCATCGACGAAGCTGCCGAGTTGTGTGGGATTCCCTCAGAAGGTATTTACACCGCTGCGCGCTGGATTGCCCGTTCAAAGGGTTTTCTGTCGCTCTGGACAATGGGCCTCAATCAATCGGCAGTCGGCGTTAACAAAAATCTGTCGCTCATCAACCTGCACCTAATTACGGGTCGGATCGGTAAACCGGGCAATGGACCTTTCTCGCTAACGGGTCAGCCTAACGCAATGGGTGGGCGCGAAACAGGCGGTTTGGCTAATCTGCTGCCCGCTCATCGCGATGTGACCAATGCCGCACACCGCGCCGAAGTGGAAGCTTTCTGGAATAGCCCAATCCAGATTGCGGCAAAACCAGGGTTGACAGCGACTGAAATGATCGACGCCTTGTCAGATGATCGACTGAAAGCCATTTGGATAATCAACACCAATCCACTGGTAAGTATGCCCGATGTCAACGCGACCGAGAAGGCGCTGAAAAAGGCCCGCTTTGTGGTGGTACAGGATGTTTCGAACCGGGCCGACACTGTCCAGTTTGCCGACGTGGTATTGCCTGCTGCGGCCTGGCTGGAGAAGGAGGGAACAATGACCAACGCTGAACGTCGAATCAGCTATCTGCCCAAAGTACTCGACGCGCCCGGTGAGGCTCTGCCCGACGCGGAAATTATCTGGCGTTTCGCGCAGAAAATGGGATTTGGCGCTTCTTTTGACTATACCGAAGCCGCACAGGTGTACGAAGAATACGCAAAAATTACGGAAGGAACAAGCATCGATGTAACGGGCGTAAGTTATGACATCCTAAAGCAGAACCGGACAATTCAATGGCCGTATTCGATGAACGACAGAGCGGACGGCACGGCAGGAACAAAACGATTATTCGCCAACCATCAATTCCACACAGCAAACGGTCGGGCGCAGATACACCCGGTACCGGACGAGAATAGATCGGAGCCAACGGATGAGCAGTTTCCCCTTGTCCTTACCACGGGTCGCATTCGGGATCAGTGGCATACCATGACGAAGACGGGACGCGTTGCGAAACTTAACCAACATAACCCACAGCCGTTTTTGCAAATTCATCCCGCCGATGCTGAGGTTCGTGGCATTCGCCAGGGGCAACTTGTTGAGGTGCAGGGACGGCGGGGAGTGGTTCGGGTAAAAGCGCAACTGACCGATGACGTCCGGCCCGGCTTGTGTTTTATGCCAATGCACTGGGGTAAGATGCTGAACAGTAACTTGAATCGGGCCAACAACCTGACCAATGCACTGGTTGATCCGCGCTCCAAAGAACCGGATTTTAAGTTTTCGGCGGTAGAGGTAGTTCCTTACAAAAAGCCAGTTGAAAAAATAATCGTTATTGGTGCCGGATCGGCGGGGCTAGGCTTTATTAATGCGTACCGGTCGCTGGAGCCGAACGTAAATCAGGATGAGATTCACGTATTTTCAAAAGAGATTTACCCCTTTTACAATCGGGTCTTGCTGCCCGACTACATCAGCGGAGAGCAAACGTGGGATCAGCTTGTCCGATTGCGTGAAGATCAGTTCAACGAAGCCAACATAATCGTTCACAAAGGCGTGGGCATTGCGCATATCGACCGGAAAGCCAAAGTCGTTACGGATACAGAAGGGGTCGAACATACATACGATAAGCTGCTGCTTGGAACAGGAAGTCGCGCCTTTATGCCGAAAGGGATTCCTAAATTGCCGGGCATCTTCAACATGCGTTCACGACTCGATGCTGATTCACTGCTGCCGTTTCTTACCGGCGACGCGCCCCACGCGGTAGTGGTGGGTGGAGGTTTGCTTGGCTTGGAGTTGGCGGCTTCGCTCCGGCAAATTAATGTTCGTGTGACGCTGATTCATCGGTCGGGCCGGTTTATGGAGCGGCAGCTTGACGCATTGGCCAGCGAATTACTTTACCTGGAACTGCTCGACCGGGGCATTGAGGTGTACTTCAACGAAGAAATTCAGACGTTTGCTGGCATTGACCAGTTGGATGGTGTTCGCTTAAAATCAGGCCGCCAGTTGGCGTGTCAGGTCGTTGTCATGGCAATCGGCACCGAACCTAATATCGAACTGGCGCGCGAAGCAGGACTTACCTGCAATCGAGGAGTAGTGGTAAATGACTACCTGCAAACGTCCGATCCCGCTATTTTTGCGGCTGGTGAAGTAGCGCAGTGGAACGGTCACATGTGGGGCGTAACCTTAGCCGCCGAGCAGCAGGCAGAAACAGCCGCCCGATTTATTGCCGGTGATATTTCTCAGCCGTACCGGGGTAGTCTGTCCATGAACATTCTGAAAATGGAAGGACTGCATTTATGCAGCATCGGTATCAGTGAAGTCCCGGCGGGAAAATCTGGCTATGAAGAAATTGTCTTTATCGACAAAGCAAAGCGCTATTACAAGAAATGTATCGTACACCACGACAAGCTGGTTGGGGCTATCCTGGTTGGCGATAAAAACGAATTTACGGAATTCCGCGACCTGATTGCAAACGGCATAGAGCTCTCCGAAAAGCGCCTTCAGCTTTTGCGATCCAGTAAGAGCGTAGACCCGGTCGAAGGTAAACTGGTATGTTCGTGTAACACCGTTGGTCAGGGAAATTTAGAGCGGGCTATCGAAGCTGGTTGCACCGACTTCCAGCAACTCTGTCAAAAAACGGGTGCTGGAACAGGCTGCGGCTCTTGTCGACCTGAAATTCGAAGCATACTGTTGTCCATGAGTGAGTTAACGGGTGTTTAA
- a CDS encoding rubredoxin, producing the protein MRDYYSLKVNLPAGIVSPGALQLVLKLAYDAKVRTVRFGARQQLLMTVHYEDMRFFEKELKQHQIKYEINTEQFPNIISSYCGEEVFRTGAWLRESEYHTVLDQFDYQPRLKVNLSDANQSFTPFFTGNLNFIASPEPHFWFLYIRPKQRNTLFRWPELVYTNDIGRLAKALEQAMLDEAIQEEEALYNAVTTAQPFVTQPASQDVELPDFSLPYYEGFNRYGQRSWLGLYRRDEQFSIAFLLDVCALCLKTRVGELCTTPWKSLIIKGIEEKDRAAWSHILGKHNINVRHAANELAWQTEDYTTDGTQLKSYVMRYFEKNDTRTFGLCFGVQTQPKSEVFGSVLIRQRPVFRVGKLALFSVYDLYFTDNFNPNSRTYHLFERGLLKIHVPAQIERLCRKFSARRLSRNDEPLDRKVDQPEVDVQERPKVHQCSHCFTVYDSQFGEPLRGVSNGVSFALLSNDFTCPTCDAPKEDFFEIEMAELT; encoded by the coding sequence ATGCGCGATTACTATAGCTTAAAAGTCAATCTGCCCGCTGGAATCGTATCTCCTGGCGCGTTGCAACTGGTGTTGAAATTAGCCTACGACGCCAAGGTCAGAACCGTCCGTTTTGGCGCTCGTCAGCAATTGCTGATGACGGTCCATTACGAGGACATGCGCTTTTTCGAAAAGGAGTTGAAGCAGCACCAAATCAAGTACGAAATAAATACCGAGCAATTCCCCAATATCATTAGCTCTTATTGCGGTGAAGAAGTCTTTCGTACGGGCGCGTGGCTTCGCGAAAGCGAGTATCATACTGTGCTGGATCAATTCGATTATCAGCCCCGCCTGAAAGTCAACCTGTCCGATGCTAACCAAAGTTTTACGCCTTTTTTTACCGGAAATTTAAACTTTATTGCTTCACCAGAGCCGCACTTCTGGTTTTTGTACATTCGTCCAAAGCAGCGAAATACCTTGTTTCGCTGGCCCGAACTGGTGTATACCAATGATATTGGCCGTCTGGCCAAAGCGCTGGAACAAGCGATGCTCGATGAGGCTATTCAGGAGGAAGAAGCCTTGTATAACGCTGTAACAACGGCTCAGCCATTCGTTACGCAACCGGCCTCGCAGGACGTGGAATTGCCTGATTTCTCGCTTCCTTACTACGAAGGGTTTAATCGGTACGGACAACGGTCTTGGTTGGGACTTTACCGCCGGGATGAACAGTTTTCCATTGCCTTTCTATTGGATGTATGTGCGCTATGCCTGAAAACCCGCGTCGGTGAACTATGCACAACCCCTTGGAAGTCGCTTATTATCAAAGGTATTGAGGAGAAAGACCGTGCGGCATGGTCTCATATCTTGGGAAAGCATAATATCAACGTTCGTCACGCGGCTAATGAGTTGGCCTGGCAAACCGAGGATTATACAACCGATGGAACGCAGCTCAAAAGTTACGTTATGCGGTATTTTGAGAAAAACGATACCCGCACTTTTGGGTTGTGTTTTGGCGTTCAGACGCAGCCAAAGTCGGAGGTGTTCGGTTCCGTATTGATACGGCAGCGTCCCGTCTTTCGCGTCGGCAAACTGGCTTTGTTCAGCGTGTACGATTTATACTTTACCGATAATTTTAACCCAAACAGTCGCACTTACCATCTGTTCGAACGGGGGTTACTAAAAATTCACGTGCCGGCTCAGATCGAACGACTTTGTCGGAAGTTCAGTGCCCGGCGATTAAGCAGGAACGATGAGCCGCTTGATCGTAAAGTTGACCAGCCGGAAGTTGACGTACAGGAACGACCAAAAGTCCACCAATGCAGTCATTGCTTCACGGTTTATGACAGCCAATTTGGTGAGCCATTAAGGGGTGTTTCGAACGGTGTCTCTTTTGCTTTATTATCCAATGACTTTACCTGTCCAACCTGCGACGCGCCCAAAGAAGACTTTTTCGAAATCGAAATGGCGGAATTAACCTAA
- a CDS encoding acyltransferase family protein, whose product MNSTKPIANPLTTKHHFAILDGLRGVAAVAVVIFHFMEFIEPDYHDSFIAHAYLAVDFFFCLSGFVIAYAYDDKLQQIGIVTFLKLRLIRLHPLVIIGSVIGLIAFLFDPFSNLHRLYDQKIVAMFVASCLMIPYPLVRERYFNLFHLNPPTWSLFWEYVANLLYALILVRLPTKVVWTLTILAAFCLVYEAHQSTYLGVGFGGDNVMGGGIRALYSFLAGMLVYRSKWIINTRLGFISMSTLLLTAFLIPFSKPVNWFVDSGVVIVYFPFLIALGAGARLNKALTGLCRFSGEISYPLYMIHYPFLWIVLSYIEVKKPSISQLTVITIVGTILLILLAYAVLLFLDSPIRKYLKKKLLITM is encoded by the coding sequence ATGAACTCAACGAAACCCATTGCGAATCCATTAACGACAAAACACCACTTTGCCATTTTAGACGGTCTCCGGGGAGTGGCCGCTGTAGCCGTAGTTATCTTTCATTTTATGGAGTTCATCGAGCCTGACTACCACGATAGCTTCATTGCACACGCCTACCTGGCCGTTGACTTTTTTTTCTGTTTGTCCGGCTTTGTCATCGCTTATGCTTATGATGATAAGCTCCAGCAAATAGGCATTGTTACGTTTCTAAAGCTTCGTCTAATTCGCTTGCATCCACTGGTTATCATTGGTTCCGTGATTGGTTTGATCGCCTTTTTGTTTGATCCGTTCAGTAACCTTCACCGACTCTATGACCAGAAAATTGTCGCGATGTTTGTCGCTTCCTGTCTGATGATTCCATATCCCCTGGTAAGGGAACGCTACTTCAATCTATTTCACTTAAATCCACCTACCTGGTCGTTGTTCTGGGAGTACGTTGCTAACTTGCTTTACGCCCTGATCTTAGTCAGGTTACCCACAAAAGTAGTATGGACTTTAACGATCCTAGCGGCTTTTTGCTTAGTGTATGAAGCGCACCAGTCGACTTACCTGGGTGTAGGCTTCGGCGGGGATAACGTCATGGGTGGAGGTATTAGAGCGTTGTATTCCTTTCTGGCAGGCATGCTCGTGTACCGCTCCAAGTGGATTATAAATACTCGTCTTGGTTTTATTTCGATGAGCACGTTGTTGCTAACGGCTTTTCTTATTCCTTTTTCGAAGCCCGTCAATTGGTTCGTCGATTCCGGAGTTGTCATCGTCTACTTTCCTTTTTTAATAGCTTTGGGGGCAGGGGCACGATTGAATAAAGCACTGACAGGGCTTTGCCGATTTTCGGGTGAAATTTCGTACCCTTTGTATATGATTCACTACCCTTTTTTGTGGATCGTTTTGAGTTATATCGAAGTAAAAAAGCCGTCGATTAGCCAATTGACCGTTATCACGATTGTCGGGACTATTTTATTGATTCTGCTCGCCTATGCAGTCTTGTTATTCCTGGATAGTCCCATTCGGAAGTACCTAAAAAAGAAACTATTGATAACGATGTAA
- a CDS encoding lipid II flippase Amj family protein has product MSSQILWVLLLTFLINLISTLSYSVRIVGIRTRKIAVSFALFNVLVLISRTANGFQAPILANIVEKTIGTHQPDPINQFYWILWMTSLATLVGALLIPSFQRLFSYAVSHFSLHKSMPKLLMSGLSPAGFHLVRSNTVAPSHLNITQLVNKGPIPWRVFGFNVVAVAVLTVGVLASLYAGYLNPDLRTTSSNLSSVINGLATILMFLFIDPYLSILTDEVTEGKYKEPAFRQQVVLMVIACLTGTLLAQLTFLPAARLIVMIAERM; this is encoded by the coding sequence ATGTCTTCACAAATACTCTGGGTTCTGTTGCTGACTTTTTTGATCAATCTTATCAGCACACTCTCCTATTCGGTGCGTATTGTTGGCATACGGACTCGTAAGATAGCCGTTTCGTTCGCTCTGTTCAACGTATTGGTGTTGATATCAAGAACGGCTAACGGCTTTCAGGCTCCTATTTTAGCTAACATCGTTGAGAAAACGATTGGGACTCATCAACCTGATCCGATTAATCAGTTTTACTGGATCTTATGGATGACCTCGTTAGCTACGCTCGTAGGAGCCCTGTTGATTCCTTCTTTTCAGCGCCTATTTTCGTATGCCGTCAGCCATTTCAGCCTTCATAAGTCGATGCCTAAGCTACTGATGTCAGGTCTATCGCCAGCCGGGTTTCACTTAGTTCGATCTAACACCGTGGCCCCCAGCCATCTCAATATCACGCAACTAGTCAATAAGGGTCCAATTCCCTGGCGTGTGTTTGGATTCAACGTGGTAGCTGTAGCTGTTCTTACAGTAGGTGTGTTAGCCTCCTTATATGCTGGTTATTTGAATCCAGATCTACGAACAACGTCGAGTAACCTGTCATCGGTTATTAATGGATTGGCCACTATTCTGATGTTTCTATTCATTGATCCCTATCTGTCAATCCTGACCGATGAAGTAACCGAAGGAAAATACAAGGAGCCTGCTTTTAGACAACAGGTTGTTTTAATGGTTATCGCTTGTCTAACAGGAACCCTGCTGGCACAGCTCACTTTTTTACCAGCTGCCCGATTGATTGTGATGATTGCGGAGCGTATGTAA
- a CDS encoding SDR family oxidoreductase: MKTALVTGANKGIGLEVARQLAQHGYFVYLGSRTLANGLAAVEKLNADGISNVEAIQLDVTDERSVQTARIALAKKTATLDVLVNNAGISGGFPQAVLQASIDQFKAVFETNLFGVARVTKAFIDLMKQSPEPRIVNVSTALASLTLAADLSNDNRYAVYQSSKAALNMYTVSLAHELRDSPFRVNAVCPGYTQTDFTNHQGTSTVQQAGQRITKYALIDQNGPTGKFISEEYFPEPASCPW, from the coding sequence ATGAAAACAGCACTAGTAACCGGAGCCAATAAGGGTATCGGTCTGGAAGTCGCCAGACAGCTCGCGCAGCATGGATATTTCGTATACTTAGGGAGCCGCACGCTGGCGAATGGTCTAGCGGCTGTCGAAAAGCTAAATGCCGACGGTATCAGCAACGTGGAAGCCATTCAACTAGACGTTACCGATGAGCGGTCGGTTCAAACCGCGCGCATAGCGTTAGCAAAGAAAACGGCGACGTTAGACGTACTCGTTAATAACGCTGGTATTTCAGGCGGGTTTCCCCAAGCAGTGTTGCAAGCATCCATTGATCAATTCAAGGCTGTTTTCGAAACCAATTTATTTGGAGTTGCACGGGTTACTAAAGCCTTTATTGATCTGATGAAGCAATCGCCTGAACCACGCATTGTCAATGTAAGTACAGCCTTGGCCTCGCTCACGCTTGCCGCTGACTTGAGCAATGACAACCGATACGCAGTTTATCAGTCAAGTAAAGCGGCTTTGAACATGTACACCGTTAGCCTGGCCCACGAATTGCGTGATTCACCGTTTCGGGTCAACGCGGTTTGTCCTGGCTATACACAAACTGATTTTACCAACCATCAAGGTACGAGTACAGTGCAACAAGCCGGCCAACGCATCACTAAATATGCCCTGATTGATCAGAACGGCCCAACCGGAAAATTTATCAGCGAAGAATACTTTCCTGAACCAGCCAGCTGCCCCTGGTAA
- a CDS encoding helix-turn-helix domain-containing protein, which yields MFFDQGTETVEVDRQEVTVSSSQLVFGLPNQSFVHDSPNHNNQQYKFSFDEQTLALLPRAYPFLTNPKQASVISFDPLAKQRVSALLSMLFQLLHASTKPISTDIILAHLNSLLSEFNGAYFDDERRDLLPDPKRSKYVAFKLAVEKQLTEQPDMHSIAHQLGLTTSSLYALVKEYSGLSPKEWVINQLMVEAQRQLQYSPRSVKEIAYELGFNDPAYFSRLFKKKTGKTVSTFLADLRDLSNR from the coding sequence ATGTTCTTTGATCAGGGAACGGAAACGGTTGAGGTTGATCGGCAGGAAGTAACGGTTTCCAGCAGCCAGCTTGTATTCGGTCTACCCAATCAATCGTTCGTTCACGATTCACCCAATCACAACAATCAACAATATAAGTTTAGCTTTGACGAACAGACATTGGCCTTGCTCCCACGGGCTTACCCTTTTCTGACGAACCCCAAACAGGCTAGCGTAATCTCCTTTGATCCGCTTGCCAAACAGCGGGTTAGCGCTTTGCTGTCCATGTTGTTTCAACTACTCCACGCATCCACCAAGCCGATCAGTACGGATATTATTTTAGCGCATTTAAACTCGCTGCTCAGCGAATTCAATGGTGCCTACTTTGATGACGAACGCAGAGATCTCCTGCCCGACCCAAAACGGTCGAAATACGTTGCGTTTAAATTAGCCGTCGAGAAACAGTTGACCGAGCAACCAGACATGCATTCTATTGCTCACCAACTAGGCTTGACAACCAGCAGCCTATACGCACTAGTTAAAGAATATTCTGGCCTGTCACCCAAAGAATGGGTCATCAATCAACTGATGGTAGAAGCGCAACGTCAGCTTCAGTATTCACCTCGTTCGGTGAAAGAAATTGCCTACGAATTAGGGTTCAACGATCCGGCTTATTTCTCCCGGCTATTCAAAAAAAAGACGGGTAAAACGGTCAGTACATTTCTAGCCGACTTGCGCGATTTGTCCAATAGATAA
- a CDS encoding trimeric intracellular cation channel family protein codes for MTIWYFIDLAGTSVFAISGALSALSKKIYHDLVALFFVGFLTAVGGGTVRDVIMGAYPIAWIRDPAYLIVILLSVLVAVAGRTWWRGAFRRPLVFFDTIGLGLFTILGMQKALHAGVNDWAAIVLGIITALFGGVIRDTFVNDLPLILDRQLYVTPCLTGALLYQLNASLGLDPTLNVIVSAGLITLFRLMAIRKDWTLPRIEN; via the coding sequence ATGACTATTTGGTACTTCATCGATCTGGCGGGGACAAGTGTCTTTGCTATTTCGGGCGCACTTTCCGCCCTGAGCAAGAAAATCTACCATGATCTGGTTGCCCTTTTTTTTGTAGGCTTTTTGACAGCCGTGGGTGGAGGAACGGTTCGCGACGTCATCATGGGTGCCTATCCGATTGCCTGGATACGGGATCCGGCTTATTTGATCGTCATTCTTCTCAGCGTTCTTGTTGCGGTGGCCGGGCGCACCTGGTGGCGTGGTGCTTTTCGGCGGCCTTTAGTCTTCTTCGACACGATTGGTCTTGGCCTGTTTACGATTCTGGGTATGCAAAAAGCGCTGCATGCGGGTGTAAACGACTGGGCTGCCATAGTGTTGGGGATCATCACGGCACTTTTCGGCGGTGTGATCCGGGATACCTTCGTGAATGATTTACCCCTTATTTTAGATCGGCAGCTCTACGTTACACCCTGTTTGACCGGTGCTCTCCTCTACCAATTGAACGCAAGCCTGGGCCTAGACCCAACGCTCAACGTGATCGTGTCAGCGGGTTTGATTACCCTATTCAGGCTCATGGCAATTCGTAAGGACTGGACCTTACCCCGGATTGAGAATTAA
- a CDS encoding MarR family winged helix-turn-helix transcriptional regulator gives MPKLSAVPVLMEWERFVDENPQGGIREFASWLLTNTDPLRKTPTKLESEPLMKSGMRLSEAFQESEDFLSWFFMGRLIRYVKFYTKSMMAEQGMSGPDEFLFLSLINEMDRPTKKEVCVANATELTTGMDILRRLIKLGLIDEFADERDRRSKRLNLTPKGHDTVQTIAEGLSQLHHSVLADLEAAERKHFLQTLQYLNNYHFPFYEP, from the coding sequence ATGCCTAAGCTATCCGCGGTTCCGGTATTAATGGAGTGGGAACGCTTTGTGGACGAGAACCCACAAGGGGGTATTAGGGAGTTTGCCAGTTGGTTGCTAACAAATACCGATCCGCTACGAAAAACCCCAACAAAGCTGGAATCAGAGCCCTTGATGAAATCGGGAATGCGCCTGTCGGAAGCCTTCCAGGAAAGTGAAGATTTCCTATCCTGGTTTTTTATGGGCCGTCTAATCCGGTACGTTAAATTTTACACCAAATCGATGATGGCAGAGCAGGGCATGAGCGGGCCAGACGAGTTTTTGTTTCTTTCCCTGATCAACGAGATGGACAGACCTACCAAAAAAGAGGTATGCGTAGCCAACGCTACCGAGTTGACCACCGGTATGGACATCCTACGTCGATTGATCAAGCTAGGGCTAATTGATGAATTCGCCGATGAGCGGGACAGGCGGTCTAAGCGGTTAAACTTAACACCAAAGGGACACGACACGGTACAAACAATAGCGGAGGGTTTGAGTCAGCTCCACCATAGCGTACTGGCGGATCTTGAGGCAGCGGAACGAAAGCATTTTTTACAGACGCTCCAATACCTCAACAATTACCATTTCCCGTTTTATGAACCTTGA
- a CDS encoding FAD-dependent monooxygenase, producing METKKQKVLIAGASIAGPTLAYWLHKYGFEVSVVERSPSLRLGGQNIDVNGPARKVARLMGILDQIKAANTGEIGTQWVDKDNQVTASFPKEGANSLTQELEIVRGDLVNILYELTKENVTYRFDDQITQLAQDDHQATVTFASGHTETYDLVIAADGIRSRTRTLMFGDESVFNYLGLCTAYLTIAKTETDTNWARWYTADDSRVLLLRPDNEGTTRASINFLLPQEEYEKLDKNTKKAILLSRLAGAGWEAPRLAQEVEKSDDIYFDGVGQIKAPRWSTGRFAMVGDAAYCPAPITGKGTTLAFVGAYVLAGELATHERFEDGFASYERILRPYVESVQKLPPGIPRIAYPKTALGVSIVNTVVGILASEPVQKIASVFGSSDPEEEELLKDTPLPEYAR from the coding sequence ATGGAAACGAAAAAACAGAAAGTTCTTATCGCTGGTGCTAGCATTGCCGGACCCACGCTAGCTTACTGGCTGCATAAATATGGATTTGAGGTTTCGGTTGTCGAACGATCACCGTCGCTTCGGCTGGGCGGGCAAAACATTGATGTTAACGGACCTGCCCGAAAAGTTGCCCGACTGATGGGCATTTTGGATCAGATAAAGGCTGCCAATACGGGTGAAATCGGAACGCAATGGGTAGACAAGGATAACCAGGTGACGGCTAGTTTTCCCAAAGAGGGAGCTAACAGCCTCACCCAAGAACTGGAAATTGTTCGGGGTGATCTGGTGAACATTCTTTATGAGCTCACTAAAGAAAACGTAACGTACCGGTTCGACGATCAGATTACTCAACTGGCTCAGGATGATCATCAGGCCACGGTTACGTTTGCCAGCGGCCATACCGAAACGTACGATCTGGTAATTGCGGCAGATGGGATTCGTTCCAGGACGAGAACGTTGATGTTTGGCGACGAGTCCGTGTTCAACTATCTAGGCCTGTGCACGGCCTACCTGACAATTGCCAAAACGGAAACGGACACCAACTGGGCACGCTGGTACACAGCGGATGACTCACGTGTGCTGTTGCTGAGACCCGATAACGAGGGAACCACCCGTGCTTCCATCAATTTTCTTTTGCCGCAGGAAGAGTATGAAAAATTAGACAAGAATACTAAGAAAGCCATTCTGCTCAGTCGGCTGGCTGGTGCAGGCTGGGAAGCACCCCGCCTGGCCCAGGAAGTCGAAAAAAGCGACGATATCTACTTTGACGGCGTTGGTCAGATTAAAGCTCCCCGCTGGTCAACCGGTCGTTTTGCCATGGTTGGGGACGCAGCCTACTGCCCCGCACCCATAACGGGCAAAGGTACCACACTAGCCTTTGTAGGGGCTTACGTACTGGCGGGCGAACTGGCCACCCATGAACGCTTCGAAGATGGGTTTGCCAGCTACGAACGTATTCTCCGACCTTACGTTGAGTCGGTTCAAAAACTGCCGCCCGGTATCCCTCGGATAGCTTATCCCAAAACAGCGCTGGGTGTATCAATCGTCAACACCGTAGTGGGCATCTTGGCGAGCGAGCCGGTCCAAAAGATCGCCAGCGTGTTTGGTAGCTCGGACCCGGAAGAGGAGGAACTGCTTAAAGACACGCCGTTACCCGAATATGCCCGGTAA